One Verrucomicrobiia bacterium DNA window includes the following coding sequences:
- a CDS encoding HDOD domain-containing protein, which translates to MATKNILVAIADAQAVVEIDQALGEEWLTTPVASEADALALLDAGSFDALLVDFNLGEPDASELLNQSLVKCPKMTRFMLAYEADLALIAAKVEGDHEILPQPLEMAALKSRIENSLASPKAGAVKPQNPSAGSTEDEISHVYAEVLQALESSTVSCRQIGAIIGHDAALTQEVLRLTRSAYLGLPGNITNPIEAVEVLGLETVKAVVMARRFLDEHRHLNSCYLSPDKLWQHSLNVAQIARDLVLFETRNRALASQALAAGLLHDLGKIVLATNFDDLYGRVHSLARKQPVALWDVEKEMFGANHGEIGACLLGMWNMSGDIVDAAAFHHEPPLGEHNQLTPLAAVHIANVLEHQLRPDNEFQVLPVVSTPFLNQLHLLQRLPVWRATFANQRSPEKPAQPADAPASQTGNQLPGPATATWTSTAAPENEPQRTASSTSRSQTRGRVYAGTIAAALLLAAALFRLKWSSDDSVSVNARTLEHAEPAVAGFPAPSLEPALAPAPEVAATTDLAPAAPTPTSDLASNALPEVVALEPAAVAAPPVIAEAAVTNAAPDTTASASVAPVKAEGPTFKLNGIFYGGSNPSAIVNGKAVAVGESVNGATVIRIGQSEVTLDLHGEHQIVRLPVR; encoded by the coding sequence ATGGCCACGAAGAACATCCTAGTGGCGATCGCGGACGCGCAGGCGGTCGTTGAAATCGATCAAGCCCTCGGCGAGGAGTGGCTGACGACGCCGGTTGCCAGTGAGGCAGATGCGCTGGCGTTGCTGGACGCCGGTTCGTTTGACGCGCTCCTGGTCGATTTCAATCTGGGCGAGCCCGACGCCAGTGAATTGCTCAATCAATCCCTCGTGAAGTGTCCCAAAATGACACGTTTCATGCTGGCGTATGAGGCAGACCTCGCGTTGATCGCAGCCAAGGTGGAGGGTGACCACGAGATTTTGCCCCAGCCGCTGGAGATGGCCGCGCTGAAAAGCCGGATTGAAAACAGCCTGGCCAGCCCGAAGGCCGGCGCGGTCAAACCGCAAAACCCTTCGGCCGGTTCCACGGAAGATGAAATTTCTCACGTTTACGCGGAAGTGCTCCAGGCCCTGGAATCGTCCACGGTTTCGTGCCGGCAGATCGGCGCCATCATTGGTCACGACGCGGCCCTGACGCAGGAAGTCTTGCGACTGACCCGGTCGGCCTACCTTGGCCTGCCCGGCAACATCACCAACCCGATCGAGGCCGTGGAAGTGCTGGGGTTGGAGACAGTAAAGGCGGTCGTCATGGCCCGCCGGTTTCTCGACGAACACCGCCACCTGAACTCCTGTTACCTGTCGCCCGACAAACTCTGGCAGCACAGCCTCAACGTGGCGCAGATTGCGCGCGACCTCGTGTTGTTCGAAACCAGGAACCGCGCGCTGGCGTCACAGGCACTCGCCGCCGGTTTGCTGCACGACCTCGGCAAAATCGTGCTGGCCACCAACTTTGATGACCTTTACGGCCGCGTTCATTCGCTGGCCCGCAAACAGCCGGTCGCGCTTTGGGATGTGGAAAAGGAAATGTTCGGCGCGAATCACGGCGAAATCGGCGCCTGCCTGCTGGGCATGTGGAACATGTCCGGCGACATCGTCGATGCCGCCGCGTTCCATCACGAACCGCCGCTGGGCGAGCACAATCAACTGACCCCGCTGGCGGCCGTTCACATTGCGAATGTGCTGGAACACCAGCTCCGACCGGACAACGAGTTCCAGGTGCTGCCCGTGGTGAGCACGCCGTTCCTCAACCAGCTCCATCTGTTGCAACGATTGCCCGTCTGGCGCGCCACTTTCGCAAATCAGCGGTCACCCGAAAAACCGGCTCAACCCGCCGACGCACCGGCCTCCCAAACCGGCAATCAGCTTCCCGGTCCGGCCACTGCAACCTGGACCAGCACGGCAGCACCGGAAAACGAACCACAACGAACAGCATCCTCAACGTCTCGCTCCCAAACGCGCGGCCGGGTTTACGCCGGAACGATCGCGGCGGCTCTCCTGCTGGCCGCGGCACTGTTCCGCCTCAAATGGAGTTCCGACGATTCAGTGTCGGTCAACGCCCGAACCCTCGAACATGCGGAGCCCGCCGTGGCCGGCTTCCCCGCTCCATCGCTCGAACCAGCCCTCGCGCCGGCTCCCGAAGTCGCCGCCACGACCGATCTCGCACCAGCGGCGCCCACGCCAACATCAGACCTCGCTTCCAATGCGCTGCCTGAAGTCGTCGCACTCGAACCGGCGGCCGTGGCAGCACCGCCGGTGATTGCCGAAGCGGCCGTGACCAACGCTGCGCCCGACACCACCGCGTCCGCGAGCGTGGCACCCGTGAAGGCCGAAGGACCGACGTTCAAACTCAACGGCATTTTCTACGGGGGCAGCAATCCCTCGGCGATTGTGAACGGCAAGGCCGTGGCGGTCGGTGAATCCGTGAATGGCGCCACCGTCATCCGCATCGGCCAGAGCGAAGTGACCCTGGACCTCCATGGCGAACACCAAATCGTGCGCCTGCCGGTCCGCTGA
- a CDS encoding menaquinone biosynthesis protein: MSSSDEIPKLRMAPPEPPESAEQLERRVAREKLALERKTEFDLEQSLAPFRVGSVDTLNAVPLTRGLESEIQYAWPSQLAERLRRDELDAALVSLAEVLLTDRYDILDGIAVASLGEVKSVVLAHRKPLAELREVHLDPASITSANLVKVLLAERGLKPEFKPLPAYTAAPDLDAVLLIGDRALDFVFAGHPHSIWDLGTAWYELTHLPFVYAVWALRRGVENRPLRRILREARDFGLDTLETIVRERTEYTLEFRQDYLGWHIHYHLGTDEKRGVLKFMELLAKHGLGPVHAPRYVS, translated from the coding sequence ATGAGTTCGTCCGACGAAATCCCCAAGCTGCGCATGGCGCCGCCCGAACCGCCGGAATCGGCGGAGCAGCTCGAACGCCGGGTGGCGCGCGAGAAACTGGCCCTCGAACGCAAAACCGAGTTCGACCTCGAGCAATCGCTGGCGCCGTTCCGCGTGGGATCCGTGGACACGCTGAACGCCGTGCCGCTCACGCGCGGGCTGGAGAGCGAAATCCAATACGCCTGGCCGTCACAGCTCGCCGAACGGCTACGGCGCGACGAACTGGACGCCGCGCTCGTCAGTCTGGCCGAGGTGCTGTTGACGGATCGTTACGACATTCTGGACGGCATTGCGGTCGCCTCGCTGGGCGAGGTGAAGAGCGTGGTGCTGGCGCACCGAAAGCCGCTGGCCGAATTGCGCGAAGTGCATCTCGACCCCGCGTCCATCACCAGCGCCAACCTGGTGAAGGTGCTGCTCGCCGAGCGCGGCCTCAAACCGGAGTTCAAGCCGCTGCCAGCCTACACAGCGGCGCCTGATCTCGACGCCGTGCTGCTGATTGGCGACCGCGCGCTGGATTTTGTCTTCGCGGGGCATCCGCATTCAATCTGGGACCTCGGCACCGCCTGGTATGAACTGACGCACCTGCCGTTTGTTTACGCCGTTTGGGCCCTGCGGCGCGGGGTTGAAAACCGGCCCCTGCGGCGAATCCTGCGCGAAGCGCGTGATTTCGGCCTCGACACACTTGAGACGATCGTGCGGGAACGCACGGAATACACGCTCGAGTTCCGCCAGGATTACCTCGGCTGGCACATCCACTACCACCTCGGCACGGACGAAAAACGCGGCGTGCTCAAATTCATGGAACTGCTCGCCAAGCACGGCCTCGGGCCCGTGCATGCGCCGCGCTACGTCAGTTGA
- a CDS encoding MarR family transcriptional regulator — MAKTNPWYEAIAMPALLRHARTVYGGAMRRALDEAGYEDIPKNGLYVIGGLAPGAHGVPLGQLVKELRVSKQAAGQLVDTLVLRGYLERTVDPDDRRKLTVTLTERGRGAAAVQTAARKRIDAAWLARAGRNNVLCTRRTLAALIDLAHEQADRQPDEP; from the coding sequence ATGGCCAAAACCAACCCCTGGTATGAAGCGATCGCAATGCCGGCGCTCCTCCGGCATGCCCGGACCGTTTACGGCGGCGCCATGCGCCGGGCGCTGGACGAGGCCGGTTACGAGGACATCCCGAAGAACGGCCTTTACGTCATCGGCGGCCTGGCGCCCGGCGCCCACGGCGTGCCGCTGGGCCAGCTGGTGAAGGAGTTGCGGGTCAGCAAACAGGCGGCGGGCCAGTTGGTGGACACGCTCGTGTTGCGGGGCTACCTCGAACGCACCGTGGACCCGGATGACCGGCGCAAGCTGACCGTCACGCTGACCGAACGCGGCCGCGGCGCCGCGGCCGTGCAGACGGCGGCCCGCAAACGGATTGATGCGGCCTGGCTCGCGCGGGCGGGGCGCAACAACGTCCTTTGCACGCGCCGGACCCTCGCGGCGCTCATTGATCTGGCCCACGAACAGGCGGACCGTCAGCCTGACGAACCTTGA
- a CDS encoding serine hydrolase gives MSFFSGCSTVPSSSSRAFDRYELGYDTPVDPALQAGLEALDDRLRARFGMTADQTAAGVLDLNTLRLALLRPDHEDYAASVPKIGILLAYFQLHPAAATNLDAPTRHELGEMIKQSSNEMAAKYSRLLGLKRIQAVLDSYQFYDAQHGGGIWVGKHYGSDDERYPDPVGGNSHAATVRQLLRYYLLLEQDRLVSPAASQTMREIFASPDIPHRDDKFVKGLAGRDVQVRRKAGWWEDWFHDTAVVTGDGRHYLIVALTHHPRGDDYLVEFARGVDDLLAGPVK, from the coding sequence ATGAGTTTTTTCTCCGGATGCTCCACCGTGCCATCGTCGTCGTCGCGTGCGTTCGACCGCTATGAACTGGGCTACGACACGCCCGTGGATCCGGCTTTGCAGGCCGGCCTGGAAGCCCTGGATGACCGCCTGCGCGCCCGGTTCGGCATGACAGCCGATCAGACCGCGGCCGGCGTGCTGGATTTGAACACGCTGCGGCTGGCGCTGCTTCGGCCCGATCATGAAGACTACGCCGCCAGCGTGCCGAAAATCGGCATTTTGCTGGCCTACTTTCAACTGCATCCCGCGGCGGCCACGAATCTCGATGCGCCGACGCGCCATGAACTGGGCGAGATGATCAAGCAATCCAGCAACGAAATGGCCGCCAAGTATTCCCGCCTGCTGGGGTTGAAGCGGATTCAGGCTGTGCTGGACTCGTATCAATTCTACGACGCGCAGCACGGTGGCGGCATCTGGGTGGGCAAGCATTACGGTTCCGACGACGAACGCTATCCGGATCCGGTCGGCGGCAATTCCCACGCGGCGACCGTGCGCCAGTTGTTGCGCTATTACCTGCTGCTGGAACAGGACCGGTTGGTGTCCCCGGCCGCGTCGCAAACCATGCGCGAGATTTTTGCCTCACCCGACATCCCGCACCGGGACGACAAGTTCGTAAAAGGGCTGGCCGGCCGCGACGTGCAGGTGCGTCGCAAAGCCGGCTGGTGGGAAGATTGGTTTCACGACACTGCCGTGGTCACAGGCGACGGACGGCATTACCTCATCGTCGCCCTGACGCATCATCCGCGCGGCGACGACTATCTGGTTGAATTCGCCAGGGGCGTTGATGATTTGCTGGCTGGCCCGGTCAAATAA
- a CDS encoding MFS transporter translates to MDTLQTAKTALERTDSSLVSSLRALPPAAWILFLGMFLNKFGAFVVPFLALYLTRLGFTLADAGLAIGAYGVGNFVASFLGGHLADTIGRRKTILLSMFCGAGTLLLLSQARALPEIIALAGLAGLAGEFYRPACSALLTDLVPPHQRVTAFAAYRMSFNAGWAFGPATAGFLATKGYFWLFVGDAATSALFGLVAWLALPKDTHRPRSDNGWPEAIRVVRRDRNFHQLILASLFVAFVFMQMSSTFSVHVTQLGFSAATYGALISLNGALVVLCELPLTTLTRRFPARRVLAVGYALIGVGFALNAWARTVPELTVCIIIFTLGEMVAIPVSSAVVANLAPAHLRGRYMGMYGLSFALALILGPGLGLKLLALNPTALWLGCGALGLLGAAIISKEIKIAGATFVPEPVAKAAGSD, encoded by the coding sequence ATGGATACGCTCCAAACAGCTAAAACGGCTTTGGAAAGAACAGACTCCAGCTTGGTGTCGAGCCTCCGCGCGTTGCCGCCCGCGGCGTGGATCCTTTTCCTCGGGATGTTCCTGAACAAGTTCGGCGCATTCGTCGTGCCGTTTCTGGCGCTGTATCTCACCCGCCTCGGGTTCACGCTGGCGGATGCGGGTCTCGCCATCGGTGCCTACGGCGTGGGCAACTTTGTGGCCTCCTTCCTCGGCGGTCATCTGGCCGACACCATCGGCCGGCGGAAAACCATTTTGCTTTCGATGTTTTGCGGCGCCGGCACGCTGCTGCTGCTCTCACAGGCGCGCGCATTGCCCGAGATCATCGCCCTGGCCGGGCTGGCGGGATTGGCCGGCGAATTCTACCGGCCGGCGTGCAGCGCGCTGCTGACCGATCTGGTGCCGCCCCACCAACGGGTGACAGCCTTTGCCGCCTACCGGATGTCGTTCAACGCCGGCTGGGCCTTTGGTCCCGCCACCGCCGGCTTTCTGGCGACCAAAGGTTATTTCTGGCTCTTCGTTGGCGATGCGGCCACCTCGGCGCTGTTCGGGCTCGTCGCCTGGCTGGCCCTGCCCAAGGACACCCACCGGCCGCGGTCGGACAACGGCTGGCCGGAGGCCATCCGGGTCGTCCGCCGGGACCGGAACTTTCATCAGCTCATTCTGGCGTCGTTGTTCGTCGCCTTTGTGTTCATGCAGATGAGTTCCACCTTCAGCGTGCACGTGACCCAGCTGGGATTCTCGGCCGCGACCTACGGGGCGTTGATTTCGTTGAACGGCGCGCTCGTGGTCCTGTGCGAACTGCCGCTCACCACGCTCACCCGGCGATTCCCGGCGCGCCGCGTGCTGGCCGTTGGCTATGCGCTGATCGGCGTGGGCTTCGCCCTGAACGCGTGGGCTCGCACGGTGCCGGAACTGACGGTGTGCATCATCATCTTCACGCTCGGCGAAATGGTGGCCATCCCGGTGTCGTCCGCCGTGGTCGCCAACCTGGCGCCCGCCCATTTGCGGGGCCGTTACATGGGCATGTATGGGCTCAGCTTCGCGCTGGCCTTGATCCTGGGGCCCGGGCTGGGACTGAAGCTGCTCGCGCTGAATCCAACGGCGTTGTGGCTCGGCTGCGGCGCGCTGGGGCTGCTCGGCGCGGCCATCATCTCGAAGGAAATCAAAATTGCCGGTGCCACGTTTGTGCCGGAACCGGTCGCGAAAGCCGCGGGCTCAGACTGA
- a CDS encoding immunoglobulin domain-containing protein: MKSKLILNAVLAVIAALATAKSVAQPLTLSGTNYAQNFDAMSVSGLPGEWVLYTGASATALGTVVTAFRAGPTNGWSDSAGAFKNFASTYSYEGGTNFVGTESFGIQTNASNRALGLRSTGSFGDPGAAFTLKLADTLGFGHFKLDMDMLLLSVQGREQSWTVDFGVSPDGFSLPTSFTVVSNNFFTASNTTDGGVFGATHATIDFGTLLDNQPGPIWIRIAALSGSSGSGSRPSVGIDNVNLGFTNVEVVVNPPLITTPPQSQTAYVGDNLTLTVANSGTAPFTYQWYKDDFNTPVGNGTSTLLISPVSTADAGNYYVVIANSAGSVTNDPPAAINVETRVPIPTTILALRTNQDLVNWTPNDTTNLYTVTGVVISRANMTTAANASFFIEDTNTLAAIDVFIAGDTTTRPAYGDIMQITGPVGQFNGVLELNLNSANPTHSVANLGPSGLEIAPKLFDFADLNDAPLMETNFEASLVTVQNVTINNGGTGTNFPSGATVTITNQANQTFVLFIDSRLSDIAGQPIPGGLVNVTGYISQFDSSAPFTSGYQLVPTYAGAIVSAPPAPTPVALNIAVAGDQAIVSWDDATGLFKLASGTDVTGITNVVATSSPYTNTISGAAAYFRLVYP, translated from the coding sequence GTGAAAAGCAAACTAATCCTCAATGCTGTGCTGGCGGTAATCGCCGCGTTGGCGACCGCGAAATCGGTTGCCCAGCCGCTCACCCTGTCGGGCACCAACTATGCCCAAAATTTCGATGCCATGAGCGTTTCCGGGCTGCCCGGCGAATGGGTGCTTTACACGGGGGCCAGTGCTACTGCCCTTGGCACGGTTGTCACAGCTTTCCGGGCTGGGCCTACCAACGGCTGGTCTGATAGTGCGGGTGCCTTCAAAAACTTCGCTTCGACTTACAGCTACGAGGGGGGAACCAATTTCGTGGGCACCGAGTCCTTTGGCATCCAGACGAACGCGAGCAATCGCGCGCTTGGATTGCGCTCCACAGGTTCGTTTGGGGATCCGGGAGCGGCGTTTACCCTTAAGTTGGCGGACACGCTTGGCTTTGGACATTTCAAGCTGGATATGGACATGCTGCTTCTCAGCGTGCAGGGTCGCGAACAGTCCTGGACGGTTGATTTCGGTGTCAGCCCCGATGGGTTCAGCCTGCCCACCTCCTTCACCGTTGTGTCGAACAACTTTTTTACGGCGTCCAACACCACCGATGGCGGAGTGTTCGGAGCCACCCACGCCACGATTGACTTTGGCACGCTGTTGGACAATCAGCCCGGTCCCATTTGGATCCGGATTGCGGCCCTTTCCGGAAGCAGTGGCTCGGGCAGCCGCCCCTCAGTTGGCATCGATAACGTCAATCTGGGCTTCACCAACGTCGAGGTTGTTGTCAATCCGCCGCTCATCACCACGCCACCTCAGAGTCAAACGGCCTACGTCGGCGATAATTTGACGCTGACCGTCGCAAACAGCGGCACGGCACCGTTCACCTACCAGTGGTATAAGGATGATTTCAACACGCCGGTGGGCAACGGCACTTCAACCCTGCTGATCTCCCCGGTTTCAACTGCTGACGCGGGCAACTATTATGTCGTCATTGCCAACTCTGCTGGTTCAGTTACCAACGATCCACCGGCGGCAATCAATGTCGAGACGCGCGTTCCAATCCCGACGACGATTCTCGCGCTTCGCACCAACCAGGATCTGGTGAACTGGACTCCCAACGATACCACCAATCTTTACACGGTCACCGGTGTGGTCATCAGTCGCGCAAACATGACCACGGCCGCGAATGCGTCTTTCTTCATTGAGGACACCAACACTTTGGCCGCTATTGACGTGTTCATCGCGGGCGACACCACCACGCGCCCTGCCTATGGAGACATAATGCAAATCACCGGCCCGGTTGGTCAGTTTAATGGGGTTTTGGAACTTAATCTGAACTCCGCGAATCCCACTCATAGTGTGGCCAACCTGGGGCCGAGTGGTTTGGAGATCGCTCCCAAACTGTTCGACTTTGCCGACCTCAACGACGCCCCGTTGATGGAAACGAATTTTGAGGCTTCGCTCGTCACCGTTCAAAACGTGACCATCAACAATGGTGGCACAGGGACGAATTTTCCAAGCGGCGCAACGGTCACCATTACCAACCAGGCGAATCAAACCTTTGTTTTGTTCATCGATTCCCGGCTGTCAGATATTGCTGGGCAGCCGATTCCCGGTGGGCTGGTCAACGTGACGGGTTACATTTCCCAGTTTGATTCATCAGCACCCTTCACCAGTGGTTATCAACTCGTTCCGACTTATGCAGGTGCGATTGTCAGTGCACCCCCGGCTCCCACGCCGGTCGCGCTCAACATCGCGGTTGCGGGGGATCAGGCCATTGTCAGTTGGGATGATGCGACCGGCCTGTTCAAACTCGCCTCCGGCACGGACGTCACCGGCATCACCAACGTGGTGGCTACTTCCAGTCCCTACACGAACACGATCAGCGGTGCGGCGGCTTATTTCCGTCTCGTCTATCCCTGA
- a CDS encoding prepilin-type N-terminal cleavage/methylation domain-containing protein, protein MPKEKPCANRARVQTRAFTLIELLVVIAIIAILAAMLLPALSKAKDKARTANCLSNQRQWGLALQIYVGDNSDRMPRDGMGQNGQYPGNTYNGVQTGTAFDPNAWFNLLPELVGEKALRVYAVNVGSNPQNNAQVMPFPGGVGKIWHCPAASMPASDIQNVSGGGANGFFSIVMNIDLKKSDPSGVSAGTYPYPQMLKIVAISKTSSTVFMTDQYFDSTEGPANPYYSVNPAARWRAFPKRHNKLGGILVFMDGHSAYYKQSYINNQQANGNEPLNPDIIWNPLYREVNP, encoded by the coding sequence ATGCCAAAAGAGAAGCCGTGTGCCAACCGTGCCCGAGTCCAGACGCGGGCGTTCACCCTTATCGAGCTGCTGGTCGTCATCGCCATCATCGCGATCCTTGCCGCCATGCTCCTGCCCGCCTTGTCCAAGGCGAAGGATAAAGCGAGGACGGCAAATTGTCTTTCCAATCAACGCCAATGGGGGCTGGCGCTTCAAATTTATGTGGGTGACAACAGCGACCGGATGCCGCGCGACGGCATGGGGCAAAACGGCCAATACCCAGGAAACACATACAATGGTGTTCAGACAGGCACCGCTTTCGATCCAAACGCCTGGTTCAACCTGTTGCCGGAACTGGTGGGCGAGAAGGCGCTGCGGGTCTATGCGGTGAATGTTGGCAGCAACCCGCAAAACAACGCGCAGGTCATGCCGTTCCCAGGCGGTGTTGGAAAGATATGGCACTGCCCTGCCGCCAGCATGCCCGCAAGTGACATCCAAAACGTGAGTGGAGGCGGTGCAAACGGTTTTTTTAGCATCGTAATGAACATTGATCTGAAGAAATCGGACCCTTCCGGGGTCAGTGCGGGAACCTATCCCTATCCTCAAATGCTCAAAATCGTGGCGATCTCCAAAACCTCGTCCACCGTGTTCATGACGGATCAGTATTTTGATTCCACCGAGGGGCCGGCAAACCCGTATTACTCGGTGAACCCGGCGGCTCGCTGGCGCGCATTCCCGAAACGTCACAACAAGCTTGGCGGCATACTTGTGTTCATGGATGGACACTCGGCCTACTACAAGCAGTCTTACATCAACAATCAGCAGGCCAATGGCAATGAGCCGCTCAACCCCGACATCATTTGGAATCCGCTCTACCGGGAAGTGAATCCTTAA
- a CDS encoding prepilin-type N-terminal cleavage/methylation domain-containing protein, which translates to MRRVIPRTSRPAAFTLIELLVVIAIIAILAALLLPALGKAKEKANAVFCLNNLKQWGLATQLYAGDNSDFLPPDGTPNPSDTATNTGWYIQLPQTLGLPRYHDQPWRKDANADPGRSVWICPSNKRRSNGNNLFHYCLNENVNGTGAANLPRRLTSIPHPTPTVWLFDSKNLPAVGSWTYVHTNLHSAGAQFTFLDGHAQRFGVSAYWDLAANKARTNNTELRWLPD; encoded by the coding sequence GTGCGACGAGTGATTCCCAGAACTTCCCGGCCCGCCGCGTTTACGCTGATCGAACTGCTGGTGGTCATTGCCATCATTGCGATTCTGGCGGCGCTGCTGCTCCCCGCTCTGGGCAAGGCGAAGGAAAAGGCCAACGCCGTCTTCTGCCTCAACAATCTCAAGCAATGGGGGCTCGCGACGCAGCTCTACGCGGGCGACAACAGCGATTTCCTGCCACCAGACGGCACGCCCAATCCCAGCGATACCGCCACCAACACCGGCTGGTATATTCAACTCCCGCAAACCCTCGGGCTCCCGCGTTACCACGACCAGCCCTGGCGCAAGGATGCGAACGCCGATCCGGGCCGTTCGGTCTGGATTTGCCCGAGCAACAAACGCCGCAGCAATGGCAACAACCTGTTCCATTATTGCCTCAACGAAAACGTCAATGGCACCGGCGCGGCCAATCTGCCCCGGCGGCTGACCTCGATTCCGCATCCCACCCCGACGGTCTGGCTGTTTGATTCCAAGAACCTGCCCGCCGTCGGCTCCTGGACCTACGTCCATACCAACCTTCACAGTGCCGGCGCGCAATTCACTTTTTTGGACGGCCACGCCCAGCGCTTCGGCGTGTCTGCCTACTGGGATTTGGCGGCCAACAAGGCCCGCACCAACAACACCGAACTGCGCTGGCTGCCCGACTGA
- a CDS encoding dihydrofolate reductase family protein: MRPLRYSINVTLDGCVDHRAGSTDEELHRFWAEKLAQADALLFGRVTYEMMRAAWRWPADGRRPEWMTEWMEPFARTIDAAKKYIVSNTLERVDWNAELLRGDLAQAVEQLKRGAGQGLFVGGVTLPLALAELGLIDDYEFVVHPRLAGHGPTLFAGLSRHLDLKLVSRRDFRSGVVAMRYEPAR, encoded by the coding sequence ATGCGACCCCTTCGGTATTCCATAAACGTCACGTTGGACGGCTGCGTCGATCATCGTGCCGGTTCCACCGACGAAGAACTGCATCGTTTCTGGGCCGAGAAACTGGCCCAAGCCGATGCCCTGCTCTTTGGGCGGGTCACTTACGAAATGATGCGGGCCGCGTGGCGGTGGCCAGCAGATGGGCGGCGGCCGGAATGGATGACCGAGTGGATGGAACCCTTCGCCCGCACGATCGACGCCGCAAAGAAGTATATCGTGTCGAACACGCTGGAGCGGGTCGATTGGAATGCGGAGCTGCTGCGCGGAGATTTGGCCCAGGCCGTCGAGCAGCTCAAGCGGGGCGCAGGCCAAGGGCTGTTCGTGGGGGGCGTGACGCTCCCGTTGGCATTGGCGGAGTTGGGATTGATTGATGATTACGAGTTCGTGGTGCATCCCAGGCTCGCGGGCCACGGACCGACGTTGTTCGCGGGGCTGTCGAGGCATCTCGACTTGAAGCTCGTGAGCCGGCGGGACTTCCGCTCGGGGGTGGTGGCGATGCGATATGAGCCGGCGAGGTGA
- a CDS encoding transposase, with translation MTGEQFLHRFLQHVLPKGLQRVRHYGWLSATAKERFECIRALLDGQAPQPLPGPAAQNRQRQRREDANRAVNGRSEAGRLQKEKTRNGWKKTPGSFNP, from the coding sequence CTGACGGGCGAACAGTTTTTGCACCGTTTCCTGCAACACGTGCTGCCGAAGGGACTGCAACGCGTGCGGCACTACGGCTGGTTGAGCGCGACGGCGAAGGAACGCTTCGAGTGCATCCGCGCGCTGCTCGACGGGCAGGCACCCCAGCCCTTGCCCGGGCCGGCGGCGCAAAACCGGCAGCGCCAGCGCCGTGAGGACGCCAATCGGGCAGTGAACGGGCGCTCTGAAGCGGGCAGGCTTCAAAAGGAAAAGACAAGGAACGGCTGGAAAAAAACCCCTGGCTCGTTCAACCCCTGA